One genomic region from Knoellia sp. p5-6-4 encodes:
- a CDS encoding response regulator transcription factor: MRLLVVEDEARMAAALARGLEAEGFVVDVAPDGPAGLEAARFGSYDAVVLDVMLPGMSGYTVVRTLRAEENWVPVLMLTAKDGEYDEADGLDYGADDYLTKPFSFVVLLARLRALLRREPTRRPSQLSVGPVSLDPAAHRVELDGEVVALSRREFLVLEHLMRAHPAVASKESVLDAVWGAPEEADPNIVEVYVGYLRRKLGRDRIETVRGVGYRLAP; encoded by the coding sequence GTGCGACTGCTCGTGGTGGAGGACGAGGCCCGGATGGCCGCTGCCCTCGCCCGGGGACTGGAGGCTGAGGGCTTCGTGGTCGACGTCGCCCCGGACGGGCCAGCCGGGCTGGAGGCCGCGCGGTTCGGCTCCTACGACGCGGTGGTGCTCGACGTGATGCTCCCCGGCATGTCCGGCTACACCGTGGTGCGCACCCTGCGGGCCGAGGAGAACTGGGTGCCGGTCCTCATGCTGACCGCCAAGGACGGCGAGTACGACGAGGCCGACGGGCTCGACTACGGCGCCGACGACTACCTCACCAAGCCGTTCTCCTTCGTCGTGCTGCTCGCGCGGCTGCGGGCGCTGCTGCGCCGCGAGCCGACCCGGCGGCCGTCGCAGCTGAGCGTGGGCCCCGTGAGCCTCGACCCTGCCGCGCACCGGGTGGAGCTGGACGGCGAGGTGGTGGCGCTGTCCCGGCGCGAGTTCCTGGTGCTCGAGCACCTGATGCGCGCGCACCCGGCGGTGGCCAGCAAGGAGTCGGTGCTCGACGCCGTCTGGGGCGCGCCCGAGGAGGCCGACCCCAACATCGTCGAGGTCTACGTCGGCTACCTGCGCCGCAAGCTCGGCCGCGACCGGATCGAGACAGTCCGCGGCGTCGGCTACCGGCTGGCGCCGTGA
- a CDS encoding HAMP domain-containing sensor histidine kinase, whose translation MTGRWSRLGLRPRLLVVSVAAVAVALLAGGVLLYAVMTAALNRAVEGEARGTAREVAALVDARRLPESLPVTGSQVVQVLDDQYRVVAGSPLADRLTPLVSAEELERLADGRSLTVPGRRTGLSGELQVAAVEAGPAAERVTVVVALPTADLDTSQRLLRRLLLVFFPLLLAALAAIVWRVSGSALRPVEELREGAERIGSGGAGADGPAERLTVPPTRDEVAALATTLNGMLERLAGAQDRQRAFVADAAHELRSPLASMRTQLEVAERLGDGGDLPGELLPEVQRLGALVEDLLVLARAGDRGTARPAEDVEVRLLLDEVAGRYAAARVPVHVSTAHVPGAAGPLVVRGARDELFRAVANLVDNAVRHAATAVHLSATACGPAVELVVTDDGHGIPERERERVFDRFARLDEARDRDSGGTGLGLAITRELVRRAGGTVRLEDAGPGVRAVVRLPRAGTDGAP comes from the coding sequence GTGACCGGCCGCTGGTCCCGTCTGGGACTGCGCCCGCGGCTGCTCGTGGTGAGTGTTGCCGCGGTGGCCGTGGCCCTGCTCGCCGGCGGGGTGCTGCTGTATGCCGTGATGACCGCCGCCCTGAACCGTGCCGTCGAGGGCGAGGCGCGGGGCACGGCCCGCGAGGTCGCGGCGCTCGTCGATGCGCGGCGGCTGCCCGAGTCCCTGCCGGTGACGGGCTCCCAGGTGGTGCAGGTGCTGGACGACCAGTACCGCGTGGTCGCCGGCTCACCCCTGGCGGACCGCCTGACGCCCCTCGTCAGCGCCGAGGAGCTCGAACGGCTCGCGGACGGCCGGTCCCTCACCGTGCCGGGCCGTCGCACCGGCCTGTCCGGCGAGCTGCAGGTCGCAGCAGTCGAGGCGGGGCCGGCAGCCGAGCGCGTCACCGTCGTGGTCGCCCTGCCGACTGCCGACCTCGACACCAGCCAGCGTCTGCTCCGCCGGCTGCTGCTCGTCTTCTTTCCCCTGCTGCTCGCCGCGCTGGCCGCGATCGTGTGGCGGGTGTCCGGCTCCGCCCTGCGACCGGTCGAGGAGCTCCGCGAGGGCGCCGAGCGCATCGGCTCCGGTGGGGCGGGGGCGGACGGGCCCGCCGAACGGCTGACGGTGCCCCCGACCCGCGACGAGGTGGCGGCCCTCGCGACCACCCTCAACGGCATGCTCGAGCGGCTGGCCGGGGCGCAGGACCGGCAGCGGGCGTTCGTCGCCGACGCCGCGCACGAGCTGCGCAGCCCGCTGGCCTCGATGCGCACCCAGCTCGAGGTGGCCGAACGGCTGGGCGACGGCGGCGACCTGCCGGGCGAGCTGCTCCCGGAGGTGCAGCGGCTGGGCGCGCTGGTCGAGGACCTGCTCGTCCTGGCCCGGGCCGGCGACCGGGGCACGGCGAGGCCCGCGGAGGACGTCGAGGTGCGCCTGCTGCTCGACGAGGTCGCCGGTCGGTATGCCGCGGCACGGGTTCCCGTGCACGTCTCCACTGCCCACGTGCCCGGGGCGGCGGGGCCCTTGGTCGTGCGGGGGGCACGCGACGAGCTCTTCCGCGCGGTCGCCAACCTCGTCGACAACGCCGTCCGCCATGCCGCCACGGCCGTGCACCTGAGCGCCACGGCGTGTGGCCCCGCCGTCGAGCTGGTCGTCACCGACGACGGGCACGGCATACCGGAGCGGGAGCGGGAGCGGGTCTTCGACCGGTTCGCCCGCCTGGACGAGGCACGCGACCGCGACTCAGGGGGCACCGGCCTGGGGCTGGCCATCACGCGCGAGCTGGTGCGCCGCGCGGGGGGCACCGTGCGGCTGGAAGACGCCGGGCCCGGTGTGCGAGCCGTGGTGCGGCTCCCTCGAGCCGG